The Prosthecobacter algae genome includes a region encoding these proteins:
- a CDS encoding endonuclease/exonuclease/phosphatase family protein: MKEADPVKPPTLRVMTYNVHGCVGTDGALDESRIAAIIAEAAPDVVALQELDVERRRSRGLHQARHLADTLKMDFHFHPAVTQMSEQYGDAILSRLPMTLLHQGMLPTSSSRLAFEPRGAILVQIDVQGQPVNVLNTHLGLSWSERLAQVTALLGPDWMDGSIRTHPFVLCGDLNAFPGSLVYRTITRRLKDVQRWTLRSRPRSTFPSRWPVTRLDYIFMNSRLQAHKVEVLNSRETQIASDHLPLVADLVICPEAEAM, from the coding sequence GTGAAGGAGGCTGATCCGGTGAAACCGCCAACGCTGCGCGTGATGACCTACAATGTGCATGGCTGCGTGGGCACCGATGGAGCGTTGGACGAAAGCCGGATCGCCGCCATCATCGCCGAAGCCGCACCGGATGTGGTGGCCCTTCAGGAGCTGGATGTGGAGCGGCGTCGCAGCCGAGGACTGCACCAGGCCAGGCATCTGGCTGACACGCTGAAAATGGACTTCCATTTTCACCCGGCTGTTACCCAGATGTCGGAGCAATACGGGGATGCGATTCTCAGCCGTTTGCCGATGACCCTTTTGCATCAGGGAATGCTACCCACTTCATCCTCCCGGCTGGCTTTTGAGCCGCGGGGGGCCATCCTGGTGCAGATTGATGTGCAAGGGCAGCCTGTGAATGTGCTTAACACCCACTTGGGACTGAGCTGGAGCGAGCGGCTGGCACAGGTCACCGCCTTGCTGGGGCCAGATTGGATGGATGGCAGCATCCGCACGCATCCCTTTGTACTGTGCGGAGATCTCAATGCCTTTCCGGGGTCGCTGGTTTACCGGACCATCACACGGCGGCTGAAGGACGTGCAAAGATGGACCTTGCGCAGTCGGCCCCGGTCTACCTTTCCCTCCCGGTGGCCGGTGACCCGGCTGGATTACATCTTTATGAACAGCAGGCTGCAGGCGCACAAGGTGGAGGTGCTGAATAGCCGGGAGACACAGATCGCCTCCGACCACCTGCCGCTGGTGGCAGATCTGGTGATCTGCCCGGAAGCTGAAGCGATGTGA
- a CDS encoding cupin domain-containing protein, producing MTAQSVQNFQSWFEALHTTEKSQVAMMRLEPGQESGPEPESHAHSDQVLLVLEGTLEGEIADERISMAKGDFITVPAGTLHRFYNAGESSALTFNVYAPPAYPPDARG from the coding sequence ATGACTGCTCAAAGCGTACAAAACTTTCAATCGTGGTTTGAGGCGCTGCACACCACGGAGAAGAGCCAGGTGGCCATGATGCGGCTGGAACCCGGCCAGGAATCCGGGCCCGAACCTGAAAGCCACGCTCACAGCGACCAGGTGCTTCTCGTCCTGGAAGGAACTTTGGAAGGAGAAATTGCCGATGAGCGCATTTCCATGGCGAAAGGCGATTTCATCACAGTGCCCGCAGGCACTCTCCACCGTTTCTACAATGCGGGGGAGTCCTCTGCCCTAACCTTTAATGTCTATGCTCCGCCTGCCTATCCCCCCGACGCCCGAGGATGA
- a CDS encoding phospholipase D-like domain-containing protein, producing MLRLPIPPTPEDDAGSSSNGHGLATLAVTAAISGTLAVIISKNFLETEKKITHHIETDYAVCDEAFARTMSHLLGPPLLSGNKVTVLQNGAQIFPRMLEVIRQAERSVTFENFVWTKGQIVEEFSAAFAECARRGVKVHFLQDAMGSNCLDSDCMKQMREAGVEVEIFRRYNLANFNHRTHRKILVVDGRIGFVGGVGISDLWDGHGNKSDHWRDTQYEVEGPVVAQMQQAFMDNWMQTRARVLHGDDYFPKLVPCGDTQCQIFTSSVSEGADSARLMFLMSIAAARQSIRIVNPYFVPDMLVLNLLKKACERGVSVEIIAPSERIDQKVVRYVGRARWGGLLRAGVRFYEFQPALLHCKYFVVDEQWVSVGSCNLDDRSLCLNEEANLNVWDRDFARQHLEVFEVDKKRSREITWQDWKNRPFREKVLGHVGGIFRSQL from the coding sequence ATGCTCCGCCTGCCTATCCCCCCGACGCCCGAGGATGATGCCGGGTCTTCCAGCAACGGCCACGGCCTGGCCACTCTCGCAGTAACGGCCGCTATCAGCGGCACGCTGGCAGTGATCATCAGCAAAAATTTCCTGGAGACGGAAAAGAAGATCACTCACCACATCGAGACCGATTACGCGGTCTGTGACGAGGCCTTTGCCCGCACCATGAGCCATCTCCTGGGCCCGCCCCTGCTGAGCGGCAACAAGGTCACCGTCTTGCAAAACGGAGCCCAGATTTTCCCGCGCATGCTGGAAGTCATCCGCCAGGCCGAGCGAAGCGTGACCTTTGAAAACTTCGTCTGGACCAAGGGCCAGATCGTTGAGGAATTTTCAGCCGCCTTTGCCGAATGCGCCCGCCGAGGCGTGAAGGTTCACTTTCTCCAGGATGCCATGGGATCCAACTGCCTGGACAGCGACTGCATGAAGCAGATGCGCGAGGCCGGTGTGGAGGTAGAGATCTTCCGCCGTTACAATCTGGCCAACTTCAACCACCGCACCCATCGCAAGATCCTGGTGGTAGATGGCCGCATCGGCTTTGTCGGCGGCGTAGGTATCTCCGATCTGTGGGACGGCCATGGCAATAAAAGCGATCACTGGCGCGACACCCAGTATGAGGTGGAAGGGCCCGTGGTCGCCCAGATGCAGCAGGCCTTCATGGACAACTGGATGCAGACCCGCGCGCGGGTGCTGCATGGCGATGACTACTTCCCGAAACTCGTTCCCTGTGGCGACACGCAGTGCCAGATATTCACCAGCTCCGTCAGTGAAGGTGCCGATAGCGCCCGCCTCATGTTTCTGATGTCCATTGCCGCAGCCCGCCAGTCCATCCGCATCGTGAACCCCTACTTCGTTCCTGACATGCTGGTGCTGAACCTCCTGAAAAAGGCCTGCGAACGCGGCGTCAGTGTAGAAATCATCGCTCCGAGTGAGCGTATTGACCAAAAGGTGGTCCGCTACGTGGGCCGTGCCCGCTGGGGCGGACTGCTGCGCGCAGGCGTGCGCTTTTATGAATTCCAGCCCGCCCTTCTCCACTGCAAATATTTCGTCGTGGACGAACAATGGGTGTCCGTCGGCTCATGCAACCTGGATGACAGATCCCTGTGCCTAAACGAGGAAGCCAACCTCAATGTCTGGGATCGCGACTTTGCACGCCAGCACCTGGAAGTCTTTGAAGTGGACAAAAAACGATCCCGCGAAATCACCTGGCAGGATTGGAAGAACCGTCCTTTCCGGGAGAAGGTCCTGGGCCATGTCGGCGGCATCTTTCGTTCCCAGCTTTGA
- a CDS encoding DUF4142 domain-containing protein: MKSSLVTALFAGLSMLAITVQAADPKSTLNSADEKFVKAASQHGMGEVQIAALGVKKGARADVKALAEKMVLAHTTLNTELTGLAKAKGVEISTVTDPADTETLKELENTNTGDAFDKAFLNQLESGHKEAIDLFDNAAEESKDAEVKAWAGKALPELRNHLDAVQTALKK, translated from the coding sequence ATGAAATCATCCCTCGTTACCGCCCTCTTTGCAGGACTCTCCATGCTTGCCATCACTGTGCAGGCTGCTGACCCCAAGAGCACTCTCAACTCCGCCGATGAAAAGTTTGTGAAGGCAGCTTCACAGCATGGCATGGGCGAAGTGCAAATCGCCGCACTGGGCGTCAAAAAAGGTGCCCGTGCAGACGTGAAGGCCCTGGCCGAAAAAATGGTCCTGGCTCACACCACCCTGAACACCGAACTCACCGGCCTGGCCAAAGCCAAGGGCGTTGAGATCTCCACCGTCACCGATCCGGCTGACACCGAAACCCTGAAGGAACTCGAAAACACCAACACGGGCGACGCCTTTGACAAGGCTTTCCTGAATCAACTGGAATCCGGCCACAAGGAAGCGATCGACCTCTTTGACAATGCCGCCGAAGAGTCCAAAGACGCTGAAGTGAAGGCCTGGGCTGGCAAGGCCCTGCCAGAACTCCGCAACCATCTTGATGCTGTCCAGACCGCCCTGAAGAAATAA